One Streptomyces sp. R28 DNA window includes the following coding sequences:
- a CDS encoding aldo/keto reductase: MTSETITADAAGTWKLGDLSVSRVGFGAMRLTGSAAFHHGTPSDRGRSIAVLRKAVELGVTHIDTAAFYFSALRSANELINTALAPYPDDLVIATKVGPYRDYHGEWGTSARPDQLRGHVEENLRQLGRDHLDLVYLRRMGQDSVAEHFGALAELRDAGLIRHLGISAVEPRHLAEAQAVAPVVCVQNRYALDRPDPEADELLRLCGEQGIAFVPFYAVAGDTGERGATAAHDDEVLAVARAHDASPAQVRIAWTLHQGPHLLAIPGTGNPDHLVENVAAGALRLTDDELARLNAARQQTG, from the coding sequence ATGACCTCCGAAACGATCACCGCGGACGCCGCGGGCACCTGGAAACTCGGCGACCTGTCCGTGAGCCGCGTCGGCTTCGGCGCGATGCGGCTGACGGGCAGTGCCGCCTTCCACCACGGGACGCCGAGCGACCGGGGCCGCTCGATCGCCGTACTGCGCAAGGCCGTCGAGCTCGGCGTCACCCACATCGACACGGCCGCCTTCTACTTCTCCGCGCTCCGCTCGGCCAACGAACTCATCAACACCGCGCTGGCGCCGTACCCCGACGACCTGGTCATCGCCACCAAGGTCGGCCCCTACCGCGACTACCACGGGGAGTGGGGCACATCGGCCCGCCCCGACCAACTGCGCGGCCACGTCGAGGAGAACCTGCGCCAGCTCGGCCGCGACCACCTGGACCTCGTATACCTGCGCCGCATGGGACAGGACTCCGTCGCCGAGCACTTCGGCGCGCTGGCCGAGCTGCGTGATGCGGGCCTGATCCGGCACCTCGGCATCTCCGCCGTGGAGCCCCGGCACCTCGCCGAGGCCCAGGCCGTCGCACCCGTGGTCTGCGTACAGAACCGGTACGCGCTCGACCGGCCCGACCCCGAGGCCGACGAACTCCTGCGCCTGTGCGGCGAGCAGGGCATCGCCTTCGTGCCGTTCTACGCTGTGGCCGGCGACACGGGGGAGCGGGGCGCGACCGCCGCCCACGACGACGAGGTGCTCGCCGTGGCGCGGGCCCACGACGCGAGCCCCGCCCAGGTGCGCATCGCCTGGACCCTGCACCAGGGGCCGCACCTCCTCGCCATCCCCGGCACCGGCAACCCCGACCACCTGGTCGAGAACGTGGCCGCGGGCGCCCTCCGCCTCACCGACGACGAGCTGGCCCGGCTCAACGCGGCGCGACAGCAGACCGGTTGA